The DNA region ACGAAACCGCTGCGACAGAAGTAAAAGAAAACGACAAGTAAGCTACAACAAATCTATAGTAACCTAAGAAAAAGAGCATGTTTACTAGCTAAATCACTAGTAAACATGCTCTTTTATTATTTAATAAAATTTTATTTGCCAGGGAAGAATGGCCATACCATTGGAATTACGATTATCGCAACTACAAAAGATACCACAACTAAGCCGGTACCAGCTTTGACATAATCCATAAATTTGTAATTACCAGGGCCGAGAACTAAAGTGTTTGGTGGTGTACCTACTGGAGTTGCAAATGCACAAGATGCAGCAACTGCAATTGCCATCAACACTGCATGTGGGCTAGCACCCAATTGCTTTGCAATCGAAATTCCTATAGGACATAAGAGCGCTGCTGCAGCCGTATTGGACATAAACTGAGTTAAGCCGCAAGAGAGAATAAATAACACTATTGTTACAAATAACGGACTTGGTGAACCACCCATAATCCCTACTACCCATTGAGCAATAAGTTTACCCGCACCTGTTTTATCCATCGCTTCAGATACTGGCATCATACCGGCAAACAAGAAGATTGTTACCCAGTCAATACTTGCATAGGCTTGTTTTTCTGTTAAGCAACCAGTTAATACACATACTAGCGCACCAGTAATTGCTGCCATTTCTAAAGTGAATATTTTAGAGTCGATAGCCATTACTACGATTACAATTGCCAAAATTGTCCCAGAAATTATTTGTTTAGTTGGGTTAGCTGTGCTAGCCTCAATTTCTTGTTCAATTTCTTGGTCAGCATTTAATTCAGCTTTTGGCAATAAATGTTTACCAATAAACATCATATAAATAATCCCTACTACTGTAACAGGAATTCCGATCCAAGCAAATTCAAAGAAACCAAAAGGAGTAAATCCAGCAGCTTTAAGGGCACCAGCCGCAATAATATTCGGTGGCGTACCTACCAAGGTAATGATTCCGCCTAATCCTGCTGCAAAAGCTAGTGGCATTAATTGACGTGATGCAGGAATTTTTGCCGCTGCACATATGCCTAAAACTACAGGCATTAAACATGCTGCTGTCCCAGTATTAGAAAGTACAGAAGATAATCCCGCACCTACCAGCATAATCCCTAACATTAAGCCATTTTCACTGGTGCCTGCCATTTTTACTACGCCTATACCAATTTTTTGAGCAAGACCAGTGTGGAACATTGCTGCCCCAACCACGAACATTCCCGCAAATAAAACTACTGTAGAATTTGATAAACCTGCAAATACTGATTTTACTGGAATAAAGCCCAAAACTCCACAAGCTATTGCTCCAGCCGTCGCGGTGATTGCCAAAGGTACAAGTTCAGTAATAAATAACAGAGCCACCACCGAGAGAAGAATTAAACATTTTACTGCCGCCGTCATGATAACACCCTCTTTTTTTATTTTTTATATAAACTGCCAAGCAGTTTTATAACACTTTTTCTGTTTCCCTATTTTTTTTCTAGCTTTTTTAATTATTTTTATATTTATTTAAATTAATAAATCTTTTCTGTATTTATTAAGCATTTGCTAATTTTCAGTTTTTTAGACTTCTATAAAAAACGTGCTTACACACGCTTCTTATAGGGCATCACTATGTTTATAATATATTACTATCTAGATTGTTTTGCAACTTCAAAATACTTACTTAAGTTCTTAAAAATACTTACTTAATTAATTACTTACCTGGGAAGAATGGCCATACCATTGGAATTACTATCAAAGATACGATAAAGCTAACTACTACTAGACCTGTACCGGCTTTAACATAATCCATAAATTTGTAGTTACCAGGGCCAAGCACCAAAGTATTTGGTGGTGTACCTACTGGAGTAGCAAATGCACAAGATGCTGATACGGCAATTGCCATTAAAACCGCATGTGGACTTGCACCTAGTTGTTTAGCAATCGAAACACCAATTGGGCATAACAGAGCTGCAGAAGCTGTGTTTGACATAAATTGAGTTAAACCACAAGATAGGATAAATAAAATTGCTGTTACAAATAGCGGACTTGGATTGCCACCCATTACGCCTACTACCCATTCAGCGATAAGTTTACCCGCACCAGTTTTATCCATTGCTTCAGACACTGGCATCATACCGGCAAACAAGAAGATTGTTACCCAGTCAATACTTGCATAGGCTTGTTTTTCTGTTAAACAACCTGTTAATACACAAATAACAGCGCCGGAAATTGCGGCCATTTCTAAAGTAAAGCCTTTTAAATCTAATGCCATTACTACGATAACAATTGCTAAAATAACACCAGAGATAATTTGTTTAGTTGGATTTGCTGTGCTAGCTTCAATTTCTTGTTCGATTTCTTGATCAGCACTTAGCTCAACTTTTGGTAACATATATTTACCAATAAACATCATATAAACTATACCTGCTACAGTAATTGGAATTCCAATCCACGCAAATTCAAAAAAACCAAAGGGAGCAAACCCTGCTGCTTTTAAAGCACCAGCTGCGATAATATTTGGTGGTGTGCCTACTAAAGTAATAATTCCACCTAAACCACACGCAAATGCTAGTGGCATTAATTGGCGTGATGCTGGAATTTTTGCGGCTGTACAGATCCCTAATACTACGGGAAGCAAACATGCTGCCGTTCCTGTGTTAGATAGCACTGAAGAAAGAGCTGAACCTACCAGCATAATTCCTAGCATTAAACTATTTTCACCTGTACCTGCCATTTTTACTACTGTTGTACCTACTTTTTGTGCAAGTCCTGTATGGAACATTGCTGCCCCAACTACGAACATCCCAGCAAAAAGTACCACTGTAGAATTTGATAAACCATTAAAAACTGCCTTAACTGGGATAAAACCCATAACCCCACAAGCGATTGCGCCTGCTGTAGCTGTAATTGCTAAAGGTATGATTTCTGTTACGAAAAATAACGCAACTACTGCTAATAAAATCAGACATTTGATTGCTGCTGTCATTAATTTGCCTCCTCTTTTTTAGTAGGTAGTTATATATAAAGCACATAGTGCATGCTTTCAATTTTTAAAATTACATTTATTAAATTTATTTTAGTTCTTTTATTTTCGTTAAATATTTTATTATGTTTTTAAAGTGATTATTTTAGTTTAAAAAGTTTTCCCAATATTCTGAATTTAAATTCTCCAAGAAAAGCGCAATTGCTTGCGTTTTCTCGGTTACTATAAACGTATTTTCTTATTTAGCTGGGAAGAATGGCCATACCATTGGAATTACCATCAACGATACGATAAATCCAACTATTACTAGACCAGTGCCGGCTTTCACATAATCCATAAATTTATAGTTCCCAGGACCAAGTACTAAGGTATTCGGTGGTGTACCTACTGGTGTAGCAAATGCACAAGATGCTGATACGGCAATTGCCATTAATACGGCATGTGGACTAGCGCCTAATTGCTTCGCTATTGATACACCAATCGGACATAATAGAGCTGCTGATGCTGTATTAGACATAAATTGTGTTAAACCACAAGATAGGATAAATAAAATTCCAGTTACTAATAGTGGACTTGGAGTACCACCCATTACGCCTACTACCCATTCAGCGATAAGTTTACCCGCACCAGTTTTATCCATTGCTGCTGACACTGGCATCATACCGGCAAACAAGAAGATTGTTACCCAGTCAATACTTGCATAGGCTTGTTTTTCTGTTAAACAACCTGTTAACACACATACTATAGCGCCAGTAATTGCGGCCATTTCTAAAGTAAAGCCTTTTAAATCTAGAGCCATTACTACGATAACAATTGCTAAAATAACACCAGAGATAATTTGTTTAGTTGGATTTGCTGTGCTAGCTTCGATTTCTTGTTCGATTTCTTGATCAGCACTTAGCTCAACTTTTGGTAACATATGTTTACCAATAAACATCATATAAACTATTCCCGCTACAGTAATTGGAATTCCAATCCAAGCAAATTCAAAAAAACCAAAAGGTTCAAAACCTGCAGCTTTTAAAGCACCAGCTGCGATAATATTCGGTGGTGTTCCTACTAGAGTAATAATCCCACCTAAACCACACGCAAATGCTAGTGGCATTAATTGGCGTGATGCTGGAATTTTTGCAGCTGTACAGATCCCTAATACTACGGGAAGCAAACATGCTGCTGTTCCTGTATTAGATAATACAGAAGACAAGGAAGCGCCGACAATCATAATCCCTAACATTAAGCTATTTTCGCCTGTACCTGACATTTTTACTACTGTTGTACCTACTTTTTGCGCAAGTCCTGTATGGAACATTGCTGCACCAACTACGAACATCCCGGCAAAGAGAACTACTGTTGAGTTTGACAAGCCTGTAAAAACTGCTTTAACTGGTATAAAGCCTAAAACTCCACAAGCGATAGCACCTGCTGTGGCCGTAATTGCTAAAGGTATGATTTCTGTTACGAAAAATAAAGCAACTACAGTCAATAAGATTAAACATTTGATTGCTGGGGTCATTTAAACTCCTCCTCTTTCTACTTTAAAAGTAGTATTTATTTAAAGCACACTGTGCATGCTTCCACCCCTTAATTACCTATATTTACTATACTTATCTCGAACTTTCAGTTATTACTTTACATAAAGTAATTAAAGTAATCAATTACTTTAATTTATTAATTGTTTTCTTTAATTACTATATTTTATTAATTAATTGGTAATGTTCTGACTTTTTAAGTTACAAGAAAATCGCAATTGCTTGCGTTTCTTGCGGTATCACTATACTAATTATACATTAATACCTATTTTTTTGCAAGATTATTTTGCTGGGAAGAATGGCCATACCATTGGAATTACTACTAGAGATACGATAAAGCACACTACTACTAGACCAGTACCCGCTTTAACATAATCCATAAATTTATAACCACCAGGACCAAGTACCAAAGTATTTGGTGGTGTACCTACTGGTGTAGCAAATGCACAAGATGCTGATACGGCGATTGCCATTAGCACTGCTTGTGGGCTTGCACCTAGTTGTTTTGCGATTGATACGCCAATTGGGCATAACAGAGCTGCTGATGCTGTGTTCGACATGAATTGGGTTAAACCACAAGATAGGATAAATAATATTGCTGTTACGAATAGCGGACTTGGAGCGCCGCCCATAATTCCTACTACCCATTCAGCGATAAGTTTACCTGCACCAGTTTTATCCATCGCTGCAGACACTGGCATCATACCAGCAAATAAGAAAATTGTTACCCAGTCAATACTTGCATAGGCTTGTTTTTCTGTTAAACAACCTGTTAATACACATACTATAGCGCCAGTGATTGCCGCCATTTCTAAAGTAAAGCCTTTTAGATCTAATGCCATTACTACAATTACTACTGCCAAAATTGTACCGGCAATAATTTGTTTGGTTGGATTTGCTGTGCTAGCTTCGATTTCTTGTTCGATTTCTTGATCAGCACTTAATTCAACTTTGGGTAGTAAATATTTTCCTAAAAACATCATATAAACAATGCCCGCAAAAGTTAAAGGAATTCCAATCCAAGCAAATTCGAAGAAACCAAAAGGTTCAAAGCCTGCTGCTTTTAAAGCACCGGCCGCAATAATATTCGGTGGTGTACCTACTAAAGTAATAATCCCACCCACTCCACATGCAAATGCTAGTGGCATTAATTGACGTGACGCTGGAATTTTTGCAGCTGTACAAATTCCTAGTACTACTGGCAGTAAGCAAGCTGCTGTACCAGTGTTCGACAATACTGATGATAAAGATGCTCCAACTAGCATAATACCAAACATTAAACTGTTCTCACTGGTACCTGCCATTTTTACTACTGTTGCCCCTACTTTTTGTGCAAGTCCTGTATGGAACATTGCTGCCCCAACTACGAACATCCCGGCAAAAAGTACCACTGTTGAATTAGATAAACCACTGAATACTGATTTTACAGGAATAAAACCTAGTACCCCACAAGCGATAGCGCCTGCAGTCGCTGTAATTGCTAAAGGTATTATTTCAGTTACAAAAAATAAAGCAATTACAGTTAATAAGATTAAACACTTGATTGCTGGTGTCATTTAGACTCCTCCTTCTTTTTCTTAGAATAGTATTTTATTTAAAGCACATTGTGCATGCTTCCATAGTTATTGTACCTAAAAACTTGTACATTTTTTAAATATTGTAATCACTTTTTTAACTTTTTTAAGTGTTTTTTTAACTTAATAAATTAGTCTATCAATTGGTAATTTTCTGATTTTAAAACCCACAAGAAAGCCGCAATTTATTTGCGTTTTCTTGCATAACACCTAAGTGTTATCTTTTACTAAAAATTATAAATTTCTATTTTCCTGGAAAAAATGGCCATACCATTGGGATTATAACTAATGATACGATAAAACATACTACTACTAAACCAGTTCCGGCTTTCATGTAATCCATAAATTTATAACCACCAGGACCAAGCACCAATGTATTTGGTGGTGTACCTACTGGTGTGGCAAATGCACAAGATGCTGCTACGGCAATTGCAACCAATACGGCTTGTGGACTAGCACCTAATTGTTTAGCAATCGAGATCCCTATAGGACATAATAAAGCTGCTGATGCTGTATTAGACATAAACTGAGTTAAACCACAAGAAAGAATAAATAAAATTCCTGTTACTAAGAGTGGACTTGGAGAACCACCCATAATACCTACTACCCATTCAGCTATTAATTTACCTGCACCAGTTTTATCCATTGCTGTAGACACTGGCATCATACCGGCAAATAAAAAGATTGTTACCCAGTCAATACTTGCATAAGCTTGTTTTTCTGTTAAACAACCGGTTAATACACAGACTATTGCGCCTGTTATTGCGGCCATCTCTAACGTAAAACCTTCTAAGCCTAGAGCCATAGTCACAATTACTGC from Succinispira mobilis DSM 6222 includes:
- a CDS encoding SLC13 family permease; protein product: MTAAIKCLILLAVVALFFVTEIIPLAITATAGAIACGVMGFIPVKAVFNGLSNSTVVLFAGMFVVGAAMFHTGLAQKVGTTVVKMAGTGENSLMLGIMLVGSALSSVLSNTGTAACLLPVVLGICTAAKIPASRQLMPLAFACGLGGIITLVGTPPNIIAAGALKAAGFAPFGFFEFAWIGIPITVAGIVYMMFIGKYMLPKVELSADQEIEQEIEASTANPTKQIISGVILAIVIVVMALDLKGFTLEMAAISGAVICVLTGCLTEKQAYASIDWVTIFLFAGMMPVSEAMDKTGAGKLIAEWVVGVMGGNPSPLFVTAILFILSCGLTQFMSNTASAALLCPIGVSIAKQLGASPHAVLMAIAVSASCAFATPVGTPPNTLVLGPGNYKFMDYVKAGTGLVVVSFIVSLIVIPMVWPFFPGK
- a CDS encoding SLC13 family permease, coding for MTAAVKCLILLSVVALLFITELVPLAITATAGAIACGVLGFIPVKSVFAGLSNSTVVLFAGMFVVGAAMFHTGLAQKIGIGVVKMAGTSENGLMLGIMLVGAGLSSVLSNTGTAACLMPVVLGICAAAKIPASRQLMPLAFAAGLGGIITLVGTPPNIIAAGALKAAGFTPFGFFEFAWIGIPVTVVGIIYMMFIGKHLLPKAELNADQEIEQEIEASTANPTKQIISGTILAIVIVVMAIDSKIFTLEMAAITGALVCVLTGCLTEKQAYASIDWVTIFLFAGMMPVSEAMDKTGAGKLIAQWVVGIMGGSPSPLFVTIVLFILSCGLTQFMSNTAAAALLCPIGISIAKQLGASPHAVLMAIAVAASCAFATPVGTPPNTLVLGPGNYKFMDYVKAGTGLVVVSFVVAIIVIPMVWPFFPGK
- a CDS encoding SLC13 family permease codes for the protein MTPAIKCLILLTVIALFFVTEIIPLAITATAGAIACGVLGFIPVKSVFSGLSNSTVVLFAGMFVVGAAMFHTGLAQKVGATVVKMAGTSENSLMFGIMLVGASLSSVLSNTGTAACLLPVVLGICTAAKIPASRQLMPLAFACGVGGIITLVGTPPNIIAAGALKAAGFEPFGFFEFAWIGIPLTFAGIVYMMFLGKYLLPKVELSADQEIEQEIEASTANPTKQIIAGTILAVVIVVMALDLKGFTLEMAAITGAIVCVLTGCLTEKQAYASIDWVTIFLFAGMMPVSAAMDKTGAGKLIAEWVVGIMGGAPSPLFVTAILFILSCGLTQFMSNTASAALLCPIGVSIAKQLGASPQAVLMAIAVSASCAFATPVGTPPNTLVLGPGGYKFMDYVKAGTGLVVVCFIVSLVVIPMVWPFFPAK
- a CDS encoding SLC13 family permease, which translates into the protein MTPAIKCLILLTVVALFFVTEIIPLAITATAGAIACGVLGFIPVKAVFTGLSNSTVVLFAGMFVVGAAMFHTGLAQKVGTTVVKMSGTGENSLMLGIMIVGASLSSVLSNTGTAACLLPVVLGICTAAKIPASRQLMPLAFACGLGGIITLVGTPPNIIAAGALKAAGFEPFGFFEFAWIGIPITVAGIVYMMFIGKHMLPKVELSADQEIEQEIEASTANPTKQIISGVILAIVIVVMALDLKGFTLEMAAITGAIVCVLTGCLTEKQAYASIDWVTIFLFAGMMPVSAAMDKTGAGKLIAEWVVGVMGGTPSPLLVTGILFILSCGLTQFMSNTASAALLCPIGVSIAKQLGASPHAVLMAIAVSASCAFATPVGTPPNTLVLGPGNYKFMDYVKAGTGLVIVGFIVSLMVIPMVWPFFPAK